One window of Cohnella hashimotonis genomic DNA carries:
- a CDS encoding metal ABC transporter permease, with translation MEMLHYDFMQRAFLAGALIALVASALGVYLMLRRQALMADMLSHVSLAGIAAGAYLHWNPTLTGFAIAIVGAVAVEYVRRSYKTYSEISVAIIMVGGLSSAVIIMNLNQSVNKSFSSYLFGSVVAVNRTELILMLVVSALAALFFILMRRPLYQMTFDEDTAKTSGLPVHWLSLAFSVVTGMIVAAAMPIVGVLLVSSLVVLPAALAIRLASSFAMAIGLSMAFGLGGVWSGLAASYAFSTPPGATIALILLAILLVGIGLKKGALRAAKRKSRLGRAGSVDAPDSPYEAARFSSTARVADALDKGESRG, from the coding sequence GTGGAGATGCTGCACTACGACTTCATGCAGAGGGCATTTCTCGCCGGCGCGCTCATAGCGCTCGTCGCGTCCGCGCTCGGCGTCTACCTGATGCTTCGCCGGCAGGCGCTGATGGCCGACATGCTCTCGCACGTCTCTCTCGCGGGCATCGCCGCCGGCGCATATCTCCACTGGAATCCCACCCTTACCGGATTTGCCATCGCGATCGTCGGCGCTGTCGCCGTCGAATACGTTCGCCGTTCGTACAAGACGTACAGCGAGATCTCCGTCGCCATCATAATGGTCGGCGGGCTGTCCAGCGCGGTGATCATCATGAACCTGAACCAGAGCGTGAACAAAAGCTTCTCGTCCTACTTGTTCGGCTCGGTCGTAGCCGTCAACCGCACCGAGCTGATCCTCATGCTGGTCGTATCGGCGCTGGCCGCGCTGTTCTTCATCTTAATGCGGCGTCCGCTGTACCAGATGACGTTCGACGAAGATACGGCCAAGACGTCCGGGCTGCCGGTTCATTGGCTGTCGCTTGCGTTCAGCGTCGTCACCGGGATGATCGTCGCCGCGGCGATGCCGATCGTCGGCGTGCTGCTCGTCTCTTCGCTCGTCGTCCTGCCTGCGGCGCTCGCCATCCGGCTTGCTTCCAGCTTCGCGATGGCGATCGGTCTGTCGATGGCGTTCGGCCTCGGCGGCGTATGGTCCGGACTGGCCGCCTCCTATGCCTTCAGCACGCCGCCCGGCGCGACGATCGCGCTCATTCTGCTTGCGATCCTGCTCGTCGGCATCGGGCTGAAGAAGGGGGCGCTTCGCGCGGCGAAGCGCAAGAGCAGGCTTGGCCGCGCCGGATCCGTCGATGCGCCGGATTCGCCGTACGAAGCGGCACGCTTCAGCAGTACGGCGCGCGTCGCCGATGCTCTCGATAAGGGGGAATCGCGAGGATGA
- a CDS encoding aminopeptidase: protein MSEFERDLSKYAELIVKIGANVQPGQDVYVSSQIEGAPLARLVVEHAYKAGAGNVIVDWADDALTRLKYDHAATDVFTQFPQWEKLRRNEVVERGGCFIFLNSSNPDLLSGVDPQKIGKYQKAAGEALAVYRQATASDKIAWTIAGSATKAWASKVFPGESVEVSVRKLWQAIFDAVRLHAEDPVDNWRAHDASLQERAAWLNEQRFAKLHYRAPGTDLTIGLPKGHLWMTAGGTKPDGVGFMKNMPTEEVFTVPRRDGASGYVSSSKPLSYSGTLIDRFKLTFENGRIVGVEAEEGEEILRQIVETDDGSHYLGEVALVPHRSPISNANLLFYNTLFDENASNHLAIGLGFPFTLEGGKTMSPEELREAGVNASVVHVDFMVGRADMDIDGILEDGTAVPVFRGGNWAN, encoded by the coding sequence ATGTCGGAGTTCGAACGTGATTTGTCCAAGTACGCCGAACTGATCGTCAAGATCGGCGCCAATGTGCAGCCAGGCCAGGACGTATACGTTTCCAGCCAGATCGAGGGAGCGCCGCTGGCCCGTTTGGTCGTGGAGCATGCTTACAAGGCCGGCGCAGGCAACGTGATCGTGGATTGGGCGGACGATGCGCTCACCCGTCTGAAGTACGACCATGCCGCGACGGACGTTTTCACGCAATTTCCCCAATGGGAAAAGCTGCGCCGCAACGAAGTCGTGGAGCGCGGAGGCTGCTTTATTTTCCTGAATTCGTCCAACCCAGATCTGTTAAGCGGTGTCGATCCCCAGAAGATCGGCAAATATCAAAAGGCGGCAGGAGAGGCGCTTGCCGTATACCGGCAGGCGACTGCGTCGGACAAGATCGCCTGGACAATCGCGGGCAGCGCGACCAAGGCATGGGCTTCCAAGGTGTTCCCGGGAGAATCCGTCGAGGTTTCCGTCCGCAAGCTATGGCAGGCGATTTTCGACGCGGTCAGGCTGCATGCGGAAGATCCGGTAGACAATTGGCGCGCGCACGATGCGAGCCTCCAGGAGCGGGCCGCCTGGCTGAACGAGCAGCGCTTCGCCAAGCTGCACTACAGGGCGCCGGGTACGGATCTGACGATCGGACTGCCTAAGGGCCATTTGTGGATGACAGCCGGCGGTACCAAGCCAGATGGCGTTGGATTTATGAAAAACATGCCGACGGAAGAAGTGTTCACGGTGCCTCGCCGCGACGGCGCCAGCGGCTATGTGAGCAGCTCCAAGCCGCTCAGCTATAGCGGCACGCTCATCGACCGCTTCAAGCTGACGTTCGAGAACGGGCGTATCGTCGGCGTGGAGGCGGAAGAAGGCGAGGAGATTCTCCGGCAGATCGTCGAGACGGACGACGGCTCGCATTATCTTGGCGAAGTCGCGCTCGTGCCGCATCGATCGCCGATCTCGAACGCGAACCTTTTATTTTACAACACGCTGTTCGACGAGAACGCATCCAACCATCTTGCCATTGGACTCGGCTTCCCGTTTACGCTCGAAGGCGGCAAGACGATGTCGCCCGAAGAGCTCCGCGAAGCCGGCGTCAACGCGAGCGTCGTTCACGTCGACTTCATGGTGGGAAGGGCCGACATGGATATAGACGGGATTTTGGAAGACGGCACCGCGGTGCCTGTATTCCGCGGCGGGAACTGGGCGAACTGA
- a CDS encoding metal ABC transporter substrate-binding protein, with protein sequence MKAMLAKAALTSLALSTLLAGCGSHGAANTASKADPNSGSQHKLKVAASFYPMYEFARQIAGDLADVTLMVPGGVEPHDWEPTPKDMALLSKADVFVYNGIVEGWAGQAISSAGSGQRVDVEASAGLVLEAGGGEEAPDRAEHAGMDPHVWLSPVLAQREVERIRDGLSKADPGHSGDYEANAEAYMDKLQQLDADFRAALGQAKRKTFVTQHAAFGYLAREYGLTQLPISGLSPDQEPTPAQMASVVKEIKLLGISTIFFEELVDPKIAETIASETGAKTDVLNPIEGLTKDDKERGLDYIGMMKQNLSAIEKSLNT encoded by the coding sequence ATGAAGGCAATGCTGGCCAAGGCGGCACTGACGTCGCTGGCCCTATCGACGCTGCTTGCAGGCTGCGGCTCGCACGGCGCGGCCAACACGGCCTCGAAGGCGGATCCCAATTCGGGCTCGCAGCACAAGCTTAAGGTGGCGGCCAGTTTTTATCCCATGTACGAATTCGCCAGGCAGATCGCCGGCGACCTCGCCGATGTGACCCTGATGGTGCCGGGCGGCGTGGAGCCTCACGATTGGGAGCCGACGCCCAAGGATATGGCGCTGCTGTCCAAGGCAGACGTTTTTGTGTACAACGGTATCGTGGAAGGCTGGGCCGGGCAGGCGATCTCAAGCGCGGGAAGCGGGCAACGCGTCGACGTTGAAGCTTCTGCCGGGCTTGTGCTCGAAGCGGGCGGCGGCGAAGAAGCGCCGGACCGCGCCGAGCATGCCGGCATGGACCCGCACGTATGGCTCAGTCCCGTGCTGGCGCAGCGGGAAGTCGAGCGCATCCGGGACGGCTTGTCGAAGGCAGATCCGGGGCACAGCGGCGACTACGAAGCGAATGCCGAAGCTTATATGGACAAGCTGCAGCAGCTGGATGCAGACTTCCGCGCGGCGCTGGGTCAAGCGAAGCGCAAGACATTCGTGACGCAGCATGCCGCATTCGGCTATTTGGCCCGCGAGTATGGACTGACGCAGCTGCCGATCTCGGGACTGTCTCCGGATCAGGAGCCTACGCCTGCGCAGATGGCTTCCGTTGTCAAGGAGATCAAGTTGCTCGGCATCTCTACGATCTTTTTCGAGGAGCTTGTCGACCCGAAGATCGCGGAGACGATCGCGAGCGAGACGGGCGCGAAGACGGATGTGCTCAATCCGATCGAAGGGCTGACGAAGGACGACAAGGAGCGGGGCCTCGATTACATCGGAATGATGAAACAAAATTTATCCGCGATCGAGAAATCGTTAAATACATGA
- a CDS encoding Nif3-like dinuclear metal center hexameric protein: MLARGETIAQLMERLAPKHFAVEGDKIGLQVGSLRKEIKRVLVTLDVNTDVVREAAGLGAELIVAHHPVIYRPLAHLQTDTPAGALAAELIRRDIAVYVSHTNLDTAEGGLNDWMAEALGLDGREVLEEVHTDKLYKLAVFVPRTHGEAVRDAMFRAGGGWIGNYSHCSFNVEGIGTFMPREGSDPFIGEKGKLATAEETRIEIIVPESARKAVVQAMLKAHPYEEVAYDLYGVDLKGRSFGLGRVGKLPASMPLDDFAELVKERLGMPFVRVVGDGARQVRKIAVLGGSGRSYIKRAMFMGADVLVTGDIDFHSAQDAEAGGLAIVDPGHYAEKIMRPKTAQWLRERLAEKGYATEVFASEVHTDPFRLK, encoded by the coding sequence ATGCTTGCGAGGGGAGAGACGATCGCCCAGTTGATGGAGCGGCTCGCGCCGAAGCACTTTGCGGTCGAAGGGGACAAAATCGGCCTGCAGGTCGGTTCGCTGCGCAAAGAGATCAAGCGCGTGCTGGTGACGCTCGACGTCAATACGGACGTCGTGCGGGAAGCGGCAGGTTTGGGCGCGGAGCTCATCGTCGCCCATCATCCGGTCATTTATCGGCCGCTCGCCCATTTGCAGACGGATACGCCTGCAGGCGCGTTGGCCGCAGAGCTGATCAGGCGGGATATCGCCGTCTACGTGTCGCATACGAACCTGGACACGGCCGAGGGCGGTCTTAACGATTGGATGGCGGAGGCACTAGGCCTCGATGGCCGCGAAGTGCTGGAGGAGGTCCACACGGACAAGCTGTACAAGCTGGCCGTATTCGTGCCGCGCACGCATGGCGAGGCTGTCCGCGACGCGATGTTCCGCGCGGGCGGCGGATGGATCGGCAATTACAGCCACTGCAGCTTTAACGTGGAGGGCATCGGCACCTTCATGCCGCGGGAGGGAAGCGATCCGTTCATCGGCGAAAAAGGAAAGCTGGCGACCGCCGAGGAGACGCGCATCGAGATCATCGTTCCCGAGAGCGCGCGGAAGGCCGTCGTGCAGGCGATGCTGAAGGCGCATCCGTACGAGGAGGTCGCCTACGATCTGTACGGCGTCGACTTGAAAGGCCGCTCGTTCGGGCTTGGGCGTGTCGGCAAGCTGCCCGCGTCCATGCCGCTGGACGACTTCGCGGAGCTCGTCAAGGAGCGGCTCGGCATGCCTTTCGTCCGCGTCGTCGGAGACGGCGCGCGGCAGGTGCGCAAGATTGCCGTGCTGGGCGGCTCGGGCCGCAGCTATATCAAGCGGGCTATGTTTATGGGGGCCGACGTGCTCGTCACCGGCGACATCGACTTCCATTCGGCGCAGGACGCCGAAGCGGGCGGGCTTGCGATCGTCGACCCGGGTCATTACGCAGAGAAGATCATGCGTCCCAAGACCGCGCAATGGCTGCGTGAGCGTCTGGCGGAGAAAGGCTATGCCACGGAAGTGTTCGCCTCCGAGGTGCACACGGATCCTTTTAGGCTGAAGTAG
- a CDS encoding tRNA (adenine(22)-N(1))-methyltransferase yields MSMNENNGKLSIEAPKLSKRLYALAGLVKQGARFADIGTDHALLPVHLALAGTIAYAVAGDVNKGPAEAARRQVRAAGVGDIVSVRHGDGLSVLAPDEVDTVCIAGMGGSLMVRLLEEAGEALSGVTTLILSPHVAEDQVRRWLENNRYVLELERLVEEDGEIYTLLRAERAASAAESDARHKELYDPALLGAGCKAVPSGLLYEMGPLLLRSPDEAFMAKWRGELAKRERIAQGMKQSDAADTRAKLEAWTRTTAEIEEVLACLRGERRSPS; encoded by the coding sequence ATGAGCATGAATGAAAATAACGGCAAGCTATCGATAGAAGCGCCGAAGCTGTCGAAGCGTCTCTACGCGCTCGCGGGTCTCGTGAAGCAAGGCGCGCGCTTCGCGGACATCGGCACCGATCACGCGCTGCTGCCCGTGCACCTGGCGCTCGCCGGCACGATCGCCTATGCGGTCGCCGGCGACGTGAACAAAGGCCCGGCCGAGGCGGCCAGACGGCAGGTACGTGCTGCCGGAGTCGGTGACATCGTGTCGGTCCGCCATGGCGACGGCTTGTCCGTGCTTGCGCCGGATGAAGTGGATACGGTCTGCATCGCTGGCATGGGGGGCAGTCTGATGGTGCGTTTGCTGGAGGAAGCGGGCGAGGCGCTGTCCGGCGTGACGACGCTTATCCTGTCGCCGCATGTGGCCGAGGATCAGGTGCGGCGCTGGCTCGAGAACAATCGCTACGTGCTTGAGCTCGAGCGTCTTGTCGAAGAAGACGGCGAGATTTATACGCTGCTGCGGGCGGAGCGTGCCGCAAGCGCAGCGGAGTCAGACGCGAGACACAAGGAACTGTACGATCCGGCGCTGCTCGGCGCCGGCTGCAAGGCGGTCCCGTCCGGCTTGCTGTACGAGATGGGGCCGCTACTGCTCCGTTCGCCGGACGAAGCTTTTATGGCCAAGTGGCGCGGCGAGCTGGCGAAGCGGGAGCGAATCGCGCAAGGGATGAAGCAATCGGACGCCGCGGACACGCGGGCCAAGCTTGAAGCATGGACGCGTACGACGGCCGAGATCGAGGAGGTGTTGGCATGCTTGCGAGGGGAGAGACGATCGCCCAGTTGA
- a CDS encoding metal ABC transporter ATP-binding protein, producing MALVAMEQVVFGYDDVPSLEDVNLEIGAGEFVAVTGPNGASKTTLLRLMMGLLAPWKGKISLAARGTGGGKLTIGYVPQQIAAFNSGFPSSILEFVRSGRYTKGSWLRRMNARDHEQTELALKQVGMWHLRHRKIGELSGGQKQRICIARALAMEPDLLVLDEPTTGMDRESRFGFYELMKTQTEQYGRTVVMVTHGLDEVSPYLDRIVELERKEDGKWRCCTTTSCRGHFSPARS from the coding sequence ATGGCGCTCGTAGCGATGGAGCAGGTCGTGTTCGGATACGACGATGTACCGAGTCTGGAGGATGTGAATCTTGAGATTGGCGCAGGCGAATTCGTCGCCGTAACCGGACCGAACGGCGCATCCAAGACGACGCTGCTCCGACTCATGATGGGCCTGCTGGCCCCTTGGAAAGGCAAGATCAGTCTGGCCGCCAGAGGCACTGGCGGCGGCAAGCTGACGATCGGTTACGTTCCGCAGCAGATCGCTGCGTTCAACAGCGGGTTTCCGAGCAGCATTCTGGAGTTCGTGCGCTCCGGCCGATATACCAAAGGCTCTTGGCTTAGAAGAATGAATGCCCGGGATCATGAGCAGACGGAGCTGGCGCTTAAGCAGGTAGGGATGTGGCATCTGCGGCACCGCAAGATCGGCGAGCTGTCCGGCGGCCAGAAGCAGCGGATCTGTATCGCGCGGGCGCTCGCGATGGAGCCGGATCTGCTCGTACTGGACGAACCGACGACCGGTATGGACCGGGAGAGCCGGTTCGGTTTTTATGAACTGATGAAGACGCAGACGGAGCAGTACGGGCGCACCGTCGTCATGGTCACGCACGGCTTGGACGAAGTATCGCCTTATTTGGACCGAATCGTCGAGCTGGAACGGAAGGAGGATGGCAAGTGGAGATGCTGCACTACGACTTCATGCAGAGGGCATTTCTCGCCGGCGCGCTCATAG
- a CDS encoding Fur family transcriptional regulator has translation MSVHEHNEACGHDEDSDREAATVQEMVSMMSRAGWRITDQRRTLARIFADTEGYLSPKDVYDQLSVKYPSVSFNTVYRNLRMLSDMGVLEQFYFMDGGLKFRANCAKHHHHHLICTNCEKTLSFDYCPMKEDLELPGSYRVLSHRFEIYGVCEECQQEGAKTIAR, from the coding sequence GTGAGCGTGCACGAGCACAACGAAGCATGCGGTCATGACGAAGATTCGGATCGCGAAGCCGCGACTGTCCAAGAGATGGTGTCCATGATGAGCAGGGCCGGATGGCGCATTACCGACCAACGCCGGACGCTTGCCCGCATTTTCGCCGATACCGAGGGCTATTTGTCTCCGAAGGACGTATACGATCAGCTCTCCGTGAAGTATCCGAGCGTCAGCTTTAATACCGTATATCGCAATCTCCGGATGCTCAGCGATATGGGCGTGCTGGAGCAATTTTATTTTATGGACGGCGGGCTCAAGTTCAGGGCGAATTGCGCCAAGCACCACCATCACCACCTCATCTGCACCAATTGCGAGAAGACGCTGTCGTTCGATTATTGTCCGATGAAGGAAGATCTGGAGCTGCCCGGCAGCTATCGCGTGCTGAGCCACCGTTTTGAGATTTACGGCGTATGCGAGGAATGCCAGCAGGAAGGCGCCAAGACGATCGCCCGTTAA